A region of the Vibrio tubiashii genome:
TCTGGCTTCATAGTCACGCTGCTTGTCTGCACCACTCAACCCTTTCGTTGACGGGCCTCCCGCAGCAGGAGCGCTATTACCCGTCAACTCAAGGTATCGCTGGTGCGCATACGCATGTCTTAGGCCATGTGCACGCTCTAGCCCCATCTTGATACACGCTCGTTCATATCTACCTAAATGAGTTTTATACGTGTCCGCTTTCGGTATTAATGAATCATCCCCCACCCACTTTTTTATCGAGTCGATGAGTTCACGCTGTGCTTGGGTTCTGATTGGTACGGCTCGGGGTCTAGCGCCCTTTGTTTTAGTCAGGACTAAGTGATCACCTTTATCCGAAAAGCGCAGTATTATCTTCATGCACTCTTCTCGGCGAAGACCAAAGGCGGCCTGTAATCTGAAACTCGCTTCTAAATAGCGGTTATTAAGCCTAGATAACTGCTCATTTGATATGTGGCGGGACCGGTTGATGTTTGTAACGTAGTGGCGCTTTTCAATACCTAGAGATGCATTGTTAGCGGGTATAAGCCCAGGCTTACCAATTTTTTCTGATAGCCATCTTAGGTGAGACATTCGGTTTTTTATTGTACCAGTCGATAAGCCTTGCGATTGCCAATGAGTTAACAACTTTACGGCGTGTCGACGGCCAAAATTCTTTAGCTCTAAGTTTCGTACATTCAGCTCTTTCAGTTGACTGTCCACCAGCTTGAGCACTTTCTTTCTCTCTGCTTGCGTGGCTTTCGAGCCGTCTGGGTTTCGGTGTAGTAAACGGGTAATTTGGAAATAGAAATTAGTAGCCATGCGCTAACCCTCTTCTTGTTCAATGAAAAATAAAGAGCCGTGTGTTGTCGGCTCTTTCTCTTGTCATTCGAAGGTTCTTATTTCACGGGTGCAGTAGTTAGGTATCAATGCGATTTCAGATTAGTGTTGTTACTCCCGTTCATTTCGACAGAACGCCTATCACTTCTATGAAGCAACTAGGTAATGGAGTGAGACTACTGTGCGGTCAGAAATTCCGAACAATTGAATGACTGTAAGCCATGTGCAATTGCTTAATCCCCAGAAGCCCGTTGGGCTAGTGAGATAAGAATGCGCTGGTAATTAATTGGTTTCTTTTACAAGTAGGCTATGCAGCAATGGCTGCGTATTTAATTCCATTTCATTGTGTGCGATGAGTGCTGAGTATTCAAATTTGGTGACGCTCTCAGCGTCAGCTTTTTTCGGTGTCATTCGCTGGTAATT
Encoded here:
- a CDS encoding phage integrase N-terminal domain-containing protein, with the translated sequence MATNFYFQITRLLHRNPDGSKATQAERKKVLKLVDSQLKELNVRNLELKNFGRRHAVKLLTHWQSQGLSTGTIKNRMSHLRWLSEKIGKPGLIPANNASLGIEKRHYVTNINRSRHISNEQLSRLNNRYLEASFRLQAAFGLRREECMKIILRFSDKGDHLVLTKTKGARPRAVPIRTQAQRELIDSIKKWVGDDSLIPKADTYKTHLGRYERACIKMGLERAHGLRHAYAHQRYLELTGNSAPAAGGPSTKGLSGADKQRDYEARMIISEELGHSREEVTAVYLGR